From the genome of Flavobacterium sediminis:
TGCTGCCTGATTTGCGGTCTTCACACCAAACGTCAATAAAGATTTCCAATGATGTATTAAATGCGCGTGACACTTTAGCCTCTACAGAAACAATACTTCCGGACGGAATAGGGGAGTTAAATGCGACATGATTTACAGATGCCGTAACACATTCTCTGCCGGAATGACGGCTGGCAGTGATACTGGCTGCTCTGTCCATACGGGCTAAGAGTTCTCCGCCAAACATATTGTTAAACGGATTAGTTTCTCCCGGCAGCACCAGATCTGTTAGAATAGTAACGGAATCCGAAGGGTGTTTAGGTTTCATAGTTTTTTTGACAAAGATAAAAAATGGTAGCGACTTTATGAGGAAATAAAAAAGACAAGGTCAATAACCTTGTCTTTCTGTAAAAATATTGGGATAGAATATTATTCAATAAATAACCAAGCCTCTGCATTGACTTCTTTTTGAAGTTTAACTTTTTCTGCTTCGGCTTCTTCTAAAGTTTTATAGCTACCGTAGGTAACAGGAATTAAATCATATTTATTGCGATTTAATTTATTAGGCTGGAAACCTTGTTCTTGTAA
Proteins encoded in this window:
- a CDS encoding acyl-CoA thioesterase; translated protein: MKPKHPSDSVTILTDLVLPGETNPFNNMFGGELLARMDRAASITASRHSGRECVTASVNHVAFNSPIPSGSIVSVEAKVSRAFNTSLEIFIDVWCEDRKSGSRIKANEAIYTFVALDDDGNPVSIPAIEPETELEKQRFEAALRRKQLSLILSGKMKPQDATELKALFA